The window AGCACCGACGAGCTCGCCTCCCTCTGGCGAGAGGACGCCTGCTTCCTGCCCCACTTCAGCAGCGAAGAGCGCGAGCACCTCTACGACGGCTGGCAGAACGCCGTCTCCCACGCCATGGGCTGGCAGGGCTGAGCAAACAATCTTGAAGGCTGCATTCTCTCACCTTGTTGATGAAATGCAGTCTTCTTTCTATTCTATAGGAAGAAAGATGTTCTTATACAGAATAATTCTTTTGGGTTATCATCATATAAAGATATTTCATAGGATGTGATTCCCATATTAGGCAGGATATGTTCAGAAAAAACAGAAGGATATAATTACTCAGAAAGGCGTCCATGAAGATGTACATTTCAAAAGAGGAGATGATAAGAAAATGGATGCAGCAACATTGACCTTAGTGGTGCTGGGAATTGCCGCCTTCTTCTTCGCCACGGAGATCATCCCACTGGCGGTGACGGCGATGGGAGCGGCGATCGCTCTGGGCTTTCTCGGCGTATTGACTCCCGCCGAAGTATTTTCCGGCCTGTCGAATTCCACCGTTGTACTGTTCGCGGGCATGTTCGTCATCGGCGCGGCAATGTTCCAGACGGGGCTTGCACAGAAAATCGGCGTAGAGGTTGTAAAAAAATCGGGTACGGACGAAAAGAAGCTGATGATCGCCTTGATGGTCATAACGATCGTCCTGTCCTCGGTTTCGTCAAACACGGCGACCGTCGCCTGCCTGATTCCCGTCGTCATGCAGATCTGCGCCGCCGCGCGGCTTCCCGTCGCCCCTCAGCTCATGGCACTCGCCATTGCTGCGAACGTCGGCGGCACGATCACGATGATCGGCACACCGCCGAACATCTTGATGAGCGCAACCTTGGACGCGAACGGCCTGACGCCCTTCGGCTTCTTCGAGTTCGCCTGGATTGGCATCCCCTTGTCCATCATCGGCGTGCTCTACATGGTGTTCATCGGCAGCCGCCTCTGCCCGCACACGATGTCAGAAAGCGAGATGGACGACAAATCCTCCGAAGCACCTAAAGATGCACGGAAGATGATCATCTGCGCGGCAATTCTCATCGCTACGGTCATCGCGATGGTGCTCGAAAAGCAGATCCACGTCCCCATGCAAACCTCGGCGATCGTCGGCGCCCTCGCCTGCGTGCTCACGGGCTGCGTATCGGAAAAGCAGGCATATCAGGGCATTGACTGGACGACGATCTTCCTTTTCGCCGGCATGCTTCCCCTGGCAAAGGCTATGGACACGAGCGGCGCGGGAAAGCTCATCGCGCACAGCGTCCTCGACCTCATCGGCACGCATCCTGCTCCCATGCTGATTGTCGTCTCCATGTTCCTGCTCTCCTGTGGACTCACGCAGTTCATGTCCAACACGGCGTCTTCGGCGCTCCTCGCCCCCATCGGCATTTCCATCGCCCAATCGATCGGTGTGTCACCGCACCCCGTGCTCATGGCAATCGGCATCGCCGCCTCCTGCGCCTTCACGACGCCCGTCGCCACGCCGCCCAACACCCTGGTTCTGGGCCCCGGCAAATTCCGCTTCATGGATTATGTGAAGATCGGCGTGCCGCTCGTCGTGCTTTCCCTCATCGTATGCGCAGTGATCATCCCCATCGTATGGCCGTTTTAGCCGAAAGGAGCTTCCTATATGAAAAAAGAACTGTTATTGAGCAAACTGCAGGGCTTCGATCCGGAAATCTTCGCCATTTTGCAGGATGAAATCCAGCGTCAGCGCTACATGCTCTCCCTCGTGCCCAACAACAATGCCATGTCGCCCTTCGCTCACTATCTGGAAGGTAGTCTGCTCGCCAACAGCGCCTTCGATGCACAAAATCCGAATGCAAACAGCACAAATCTCGAAGAGATTGCCATCAAGCGGGCGAAGAAACTCTTCGGCAGCGAGCATGCCATCGTCCGCCTCGGCAATATCGGCGCCGCTTCGCGTGTCGTCTGCCTCGCGCTGCTGCAGCCAAACAGCCGCGTACTTTCTTTCAATCTGCGCAAAGCAGAACATTGCAGCGGCCTCAGCTTCACATTCAAAAACTTCGGTATAGACGCAAAAAAACAAGTTCTCGACTGGGATGAGGTCGAGCAGACGGCGGATGAGACAAAACCTCATCTGATCATCTTCTCTCCCGTCAGCTACCCGCGCAACGCGAATTATCGCCGCCTCTCTGAGATTGCACGAAAAGTCGGCGCATACCTTTGGGTGGACATCGGGCAGAGCGTCGGACTCGTCGCGGCCGGACTCCTTCCTTCCCCCGTGCCGTTTGCCGATGTCGTCACGTTCCCCACGAATGATTCGCTGCACGGTCCGGACGGCGCCATCGTGCTTTCCACGAAGGAAATCAGTCAGAAGCTCGATGAAACCGTCATCAATACGGGGCATACCTCACTCCATATCAATCATATGGCGGCATTGGCCGCGGCCCTCTTGGAAGCTGGAACAGAAACCTTTCGTCAATACGGCAAACAAGTTCTCGCCAACAGCAAGGAACTCGAACATGCTTTGGAAAGGAGCGGCATCCCCCTCCTCTGCGACGGCACGGACACGCATCTCGTCCTGCCACTGCTCCCTGCCGAACTGCAGGAGATCGATATAACGGAGTATCTGGGAAAGGCCGGTTTCCAGGTCAAGGCAGACCGTGTACCGACCATGGCGAAGGACATCTTCCTTCCCGCCCTGCGCCTTTCGAGCCTGACGCCAACCATACGCTCCTTAAAAGAAAAAGAGATTGCCGACATCGGCGCTCTCCTCAGTACGGCCTTGAAAAAAAAGCTGCCTGACACAGATCTTGAATCCATCCGCAACCGAATTGCCACGCTTGTCATGAACAAGCCCATCTTTTCAGAGGAATGGCTGACGAGCAGCAAGATGGGGACGCACGCCGTCTACAACAGCGCAAACAGCAGTGCGGCGCACGAAGCCGCCTCCACAGAAAAGAAGAACATCATCAAGAATTTCTTCCATCTCAAAAACTAAAGTCTTTCTCTGGTTGGCGTACCCTCTCCATTTGAATCCTTGAAGCAAAAAAGAATCCCCAAGCCAGAAGACTTGAGGATTCTTTCCTGCTTCGTATCTCAGGCGACTGCTACAGCGTCAAACCGTCGGTGCAATGCCGAGCTGCATGGCGATAAGCATCGTGATGATGCAGATGACGTAGTATATCGCCCATGGCACGATGTCCGTTCGGATCAGCTTGCCCTCGATGCCCTTGATCGTGATGACGCCCGTCGTGGCGGCAGCAGCAACGATGTTGTTGATGCAGATCATGTTGCCGATCGCGCCGCCCTGATTCTGCAAGGCGAGGATGACCGTCGGCGGGATATTGAGGAGCTGCGCCGTCTGGAACTGCAGCGGGGAGAACATGATGTTCGACACCGTGTTCGAACCGAACATGAACGCGCCGACCGAGCCGATGAAGGTTGCGAAGTAGAAGTAGTTGCCGCCCGCAAGCTCTGCAACGCCCTTCGCCATCGTCAGCAACATGGAGTCAAGGCCGAGGCCGTTGATGCTCGAATAGCGGTACATGTAGACGAGACCGAAGCCGAAGATCAGGGCGATGGTCGCACCATAGACCTGGTTTGCGGACTTCGAGAAGATTTCCTTGACCTGCGTGCCAGAAAGGCCGTAGAGAGGAATCGAGAGAAGAACGATGAGGATGAACGGCGCGACGCCCGGGTTGTTGAGGATCGCGAAGTTCCATGCAGCTTCCGGAACGCCGAGGATGCCCTTGACGGAGATGACGACGCTCTTGATGGGTCCCTTGAGACCGAGCTGCGGGATGCGCGTGAGGATCAGCCACAGAGAAACGAAGAGGTACGGAATCCAAGCCTTGAAGAGCGACATGTGCGGAATATCTTCCGTCTTCTTATCCTTCTTCTCATCGCTCTCAAAGCGCCAAACCGTCTTCGGCATGAGGAAGCCGGCTTTCGCTGCGCCGATGAGCACGAAGATCGTGATGGCTGCAGCCGTCAGCGACGTGATCTCCGAGCCGATGAACTTGGCAAGGAGGAGGAAGAAGATGTCGAAGACGACAGCGGCAAAGAGGCAGAACGGCAGGACAGGCATGGCATCCATGAAAGACTTGTTCTTGCCGAACATGCGCGTGATAATGCCGACGACAACGAAGATGATGAGGAGCGCGCCGACGGCCATGCCGAGCGCCGAGATGAAGGAAAGTCCGAGCTTCCACGCCTCGAAGTCGGTGATGCCGATCGTGGGCAGCATCTCCTTGACGATGTCAGCTGCCGCATTCGTCGGCGTGCCAGCTGCACCGAAGGGAACCGGCGTCGAGTTCAGGATGAGGCAGGAAATCGCAGCTGCCATCGGAGGAAAGCCCAAGCCGATCAGCAGAGGGGCCGCAATCGCCGCCGGCGTGCCGAAGCCCGCCGCACCCTCGATGAAGGCGCTGAACGCAAAGCCAACGATGACGAGCTGGATGCGCGCATCCTCCGTGATGCCGTTGAACATGCCCTGGATGCGGTGCATGGCACCCGCCTTGTCCAGCATGTTCATCAGCAGGATCGCGCCGAAGATGATGAGGAGCGTATCAATAGAGCCGAGGAAACCCGCCACAGAATACGCGGCGATATCCAAAACCTTCATTTCCCAGGCAAAATAACCGATGACGACAATGACTGCCCAAGCGATCGGCAGAACCTTCTTCGCTGACATGTTGAACACAACGGTCAGCACGATGGTCAGCAGAATAGGTACTGCTGCGAGCAAAGCTAACATGAATTTCAACTCCTATCCAGTTTTCAAAGATTCGGGACGACTTGCGTCCCTAGGCATCGCAGTCGTTTCGACGCTTCCCGCAGGCTGCCTGCGGGAAGCGTCGAACGCTGCCAAACTGCGGTTTACATCAAGCTCATCTTCCCCTTGCCGCGATATTTTCCGCAAGAATATCGGCGACATGCTTGATCTTGATGTTCGGCGCCTGCTTGTCGAGACCGCCGCCGATCTGCATCATGCAGGCCGGGCACGCGACTGCGCAAACTTCAGCGCCCGTGTTCTTGATGTTGTTGACTTTCTTCTCGAGCAGCGGCATCGAGATCTCGACGTACTTGACGCCGAAGGCGCCCGCCATGCCGCAGCAGTGGTCGGCGTCCTTCATCTCGACGAAGTCGATGCCCGGCGTCGCCTCCAGAAGCGCGCGCGGCTCCTTGTAGATGCCGAGACCGCGGCGGATGTGGCACGAATCGTGGTACGTGACCTTCTGTCCACCAGCAGCCGCAGGCATTAGGCGGCCTTCCTTCTCGTAGATCTCCGCGACGAGGCTCGTGAACTCGCGAACCTTGCTGGAGAACGTCTTGACCTTCGCGAGCATGGCAGGATCGTCCTCGAAGATCTCGACGTACGTCTTCTCCAAGGTTTCCGTGCAGGTCGGGCAAGCCGAGAAGATGGCATCGGGGTTCGACGCGAGAAGCGCCTCGATGTTCTTCTTCGCGAGCTTCCTTCCCGTATCACGGTCGCCCATGCCCATCGCAGGCTTGCCGCAGCAGCTCTGCTCCTGCGGGAAGGTCACGGCGACGCCGGCATCCTGCAGCACGCGCACGGCGTTGACTGCCGAATCAGGGAAGACGAAGTCCATGTTGCAGCCCGTGAAGAAGACGACGCGCATCTTCGGATTCTGCGGGTTGTCCTTTTCGAGCGCCTTGGCGCGGTCGCGGAATGGCGTATCGGCGATGGCGGGCAGACTGCGGTTGTCCGTCATCTTCGCAAAGAACAGAGGCAGATGGCGAATGAACTTGCCGCTCGTCATCGGCTTCTGCGCCTTCGCGCCGATCCTCAGAAGCGTATGGAATACCTTGCGGTTCGTGAGGATGTTCTGGAACACCGTCTTTTCTGCAAACGGCATGCCGTTTTCCTTCACGTTCCTCGAGCGCAGCTCATCGATGATGTCCGGGATGGGGATCTTGCCCGGGCAAATCTGCACGCACTTGCGGCAGCCTATGCAGAGATCGCTGAACTTCGAGAAATCCTTGAGACCGTTGTCCAAAAGACCCGTGAGAATCGCCCCGATACCGCCCGAGTAGATATGCCCGTAGACGTTGCCGCCGACGAGTGTCCAGATCGGACATACGTTGAGGCACGAGGCGCAGCGCACGCACTGATAGACCTCGTTGAGCTTGGGGTCACGCGCAGCGTCCAAACGGCCGTTGTCCAGGAGAATGACATAGAGCTTGCGGTTTTCCTCTACCCACTTGCCGTCCTTCTTGTAGATGACGGGCGTCGGCCCCGAGATGAACGTCTCGTAGCTCGTCGCCTTCTGGCACGTGCCATTTCGCGGCAAGAGGCGCAGAATCTTGGAAATATCTTCAACCTTCGGGATGAGCTTCTCATAGCCAATGAGGACGACGTTGATGCGCGGCAAAGTCGTCGTGATGCGCGCATTTCCTTCGTTCGTCACGAGACCGGTCGCACCGTTCTCGGCGACACCGAAGTTCGCGCCCGTGAAGCCGAGATCCGCCTGCAGGAACTCTTCGCGCAGCACCTGGCGCGCCGTCTGAACCATGAAGGGGATGTCGCTTGGGATGTCCTTCTTCAGTTCCTTGGAGAAGAAGCCCGCGCACTGCTCGCGATTCAAATGAATCGCCGGCATGACCATGTGCGACGGGTGCTGTCCCGCGACAGAGAGCATCCATTCGCCCAAGTCCGTCTCACGGATGTGAATGCCGTGCGCCTCGATGTCTTCGTTGAGGCGGATTTCCTCACTCGCCATGGACTTCGACTTGACGATGCGCTTGACGTTATTTTCCTTGCAGATCTTGAGGAGGTAGTCCTTGACCGCCTGCCCGTCCTTCGCGCGGAAGACTTCGCCACCGCGCTCACGGACGGCAGCCTCGAACTGGTCGGCGAGCTGGTCGATGTGCTGCACGGCATCGTGCTTCATCGCGCGCAGATCCTCGCGCAGAGCCTCGATGTCATACCCTTCGTACGACTTCAGGCGAGCACCCGGATACTGCTCGGCAAATTTGCCGAGAGCGCCGCGAAGAATCGGATCCTCAAGCTTTTCGTTGATTTCCTTGCGCAGATCGCGTGCCATCAGCCCTCACTCCCTTCCATATTTTCGATCGCAATGACGAAGAAGCGGCTCGGGCCATGAACGCCGAGCGTCAGCACGCGCTCGATGTCCGCCGTGCGCGACGGTCCCGTGATGAATCCGACGTAGCCGCGCTTGTAGACGCGCGAGATGATCTTCAAAGCCGTCGTGAGGTTTTCCGTCATATAGTTCGCATTGACATAGACGGCATGCACCGGCGGCAACATGCCCGTGACGCGCGCCTCGTAGGAATAGGTGTCGACACAGACGCCGCCCGTCTCGCCGACGCCGAATTCCGCGACAGAAAGGCCGAGGTCGGCTGTCGGTGCATTCTCCGCAATCTCGAACTTGTCCGTATAGATCGGCACCTCGGGCGTAGAAAGCTCCTCGTAGATCTTCTTGATGCCCGCATTATTGTCGCCGCACGTCGCGATGACCTTCTTACACTCGAACTCCTTGATGAGTTCCGCTGTCTTCGCCTTCGCCGCTGCCAGATCCTTCACGCGAAAGACTTCCGCAGCAGCCAGAGTGGCGTTTTTCTCAAAATCGTCCCAATATTTCGCATCGATAAGTTTGTCATCGAATGCTTCCTTGGGCCAATCCTGACAGATTTTCAGCATGGTCCATCCTCCTTGATTAAATTGTTTTAAAAATAAATAGTATATATTATTTCTTAAGAAATCCCCTTCTCCCGGGCTTGCCGCTCAAGATCGTGCAGGAGGCGGCCCGCACGGCGCTTTTCGCAGCAAGGCGGGAAAAGGGGCTTTCATAAGCTGGATTGTTTGTCGAGAAGCGCTGCTTTCGGCTGCAGCTTCCACAAAATTTCATCATTCAGTCGCCAAAGGCGTAAATGCGCTGTGACGGCAGATCCTTAGAAAAGCTTCGTCGGGTTCAGGATGCCCTTCGGATCGAAGGCCTTCTTGATACCGCGCATGAGCTCGATCTTCTCAGGCGTATAGTTCTCGCCCATGTAAGACATCTTCGCGAAGCCGATACCGTGCTCACCGGAAACGAGACCCTTGAGCTCACGTGCCTTCTTATACATGCGGTCCATGGCATCTCCGAGGTTTTTCTTCCACTGCTCGTCGTTCATGTCGTCACGCAGGATGTAGATGTGGAGGTTGCCGTCGCCCGCATGTCCGAAGCTCTTGATGCGGATGCCCATGTCCTCGCGCACCTGATGCACGTATTCGACGAACGTGTTGACGCAGTCACGCGGCACAACGCAGTCGACCTCGTCCATCTCCGTCGTCGAACCCTTGATCGCCTCAAGGAACGCACCGCGCGTCTTCCAGATCGGCGTCTCGCGCTCTTCCGTATCGGCGATAAAGAGATCGATCGCGCCCTGATCGAGGCAGATCTTCGCGATATCGTCGTAAGTGCCCGAAATCTCCTCCGTCGAGTTGCCGTCGAACTTCAGCAGCAGATAAGCGTCCGCCGTCTTGTCGGGGAACTTCATGCCGAGGAACTCTTCAGCGTCCATGATGACTTCGCGCTCCATGAACTCGACGGCCGTCGGGATGACCTTCGACTTCATGATAACGGGTACCGTATCGATCGCATGCTTCAATGTCGGGAACGGCACGAGCAGCGTGACCGTCTTCTTCGGCAGCGGGATGAGCTTCAGCGTCGCCTTCGTGACGATGCCAAGCGTTCCCTCTGAGCCGATGATCATGTCCTTGATGTCGTAGCCCGTCGAGTTCTTGACGACCTTGCCGCCGAGATTCATGACCGTGCCGTCCGCCATGACGACTTCCAGGGCGCGCACATAGTCGCGCGTGACGCCGTACTTGACGGCGCGCATGCCGCCAGCGTTCGTCGAGATGTTGCCGCCGATCGTCGCGGACTTCTCGCCCGGATCCGGCGGGTAGAAGAGGCCATGCGGCTCGACGTAAGCATAGATTTCCATGATGAGTACGCCCGGCTCGACCGTCAGCGTGAGGTTCTTTTCATCAAGCTCAAGGAAGTGGTTCATGAGTGTCGTGTCAATCATGACGCCCTTGTGCACGGCGACGGCTGCACCGACGAGTCCCGTGCCAGCGCCGCGCGGCGTCACAGGCAGGTGCTGGTCGTAGCAGTACTTCATGACCTTGGAAACTTCTTCCGTCGAGAGCACGCGCACGACGACGTCCGGATAATGCGCCTCGGCACTCAGCTCGTCATGGCTGTACTCTTCCTTGATTTCATCTTTCCAAAGAAGGCGCTCGCGGTCAACGATCTGGGCAAGAGCCTCGAAGTCTTTTTCGTCGAAAGTCTTGTAGTTACTCATGCTACAACGGCCTCCCCTTTCTTGATCTTTTCGATCAGCTGCGGAACGATCTCATAGATGTCTCCGACGATGGCGTAGTTTGCCACATCGAAGATCGTAGCCTTCGGATCCGAATTGATGGCGATGATGTTTTCCGAGTTGTTCATGCCGGCGACGAACTGAATCGCGCCCGATACGCCGCAGGTGATGATGAGCTTCGGGCGAACCGTGCGGCCCGAAAGACCGATCTGATGCTTCGCATCGAACCAGCCGCTTTCCATCATCGGACGCGTGCAGGCAACCTGTGCACCCAAGAGCTCTGCAAGCTCCTCGATCATCACGAGGTCTTCCTTCTTCTTGACGCCGCGGCCTGCGACGACGAGAATCTCGGCGTTCTCGATGCTCTGCTCCTTCGGCTTCTTCGTGGTGCCGTGCACTTCGACGCGGTTCTTGAGCTTCTCGGGTGCCACCGTGAACTCCTCAACCTCGCCGGAAAGTTCTGCACTCCTCTCGGGCGCGTTCATGATCTTATAGCGCACCGTGCACATCTGCGGACGATGGTTCGGCGTATGGATCTCCGCCATGATGTTGCCGCCGAATGCCGGGCGAATCTGGACGAGATCCGTGTTTTCCTTCATGTCGAGAATCGTGCAGTCCGCCGTAAGTCCCGTCTTGAAGCGGGCTGCGATGCGCGGCGCAAGCTGACGGCCGACCGAGGTCGCGCCGACAAGGATCGCCGTCGGCTTCACCTTGTTGATGAACGCTTCAAATGCCGACGTGTACGTCTCGATCTTGAAATACTTAAGCTCGGGGTTGTCGCAACAGAACACCTTGTCCACACCATAGTGCCTGAGTTCATCGACGCGTCCCTTGATCTCGCTGCCAATGAATACTGCATACACAGGATGGTTGATTTTTGCCGCGAGTTCCTTCGCCTTGCCGATGAGTTCGAACGTGACGGGGTGAATCACGCCTTCTTCATGCTCGACGTAGACAGCAATGCCCTTCCAATCGTCCTTGTTGACCGAGGGCTTCACTTCATCCTCGACGAACTCCATGACGCCCGCAGGACCTTTCTTCACGCACAGCTTACAGAGCTTGCAGCCCGCGTTGATGTCCAGTTTGCCGTCTTTGTTTTCCAGTGCATTGAACGGGCAGACGGCGATGACTGCCTCCATAATCTCCGCGCTGGTGATTTTGTCTTGATGGACAATGAGTTTCCCCATGTGCATTTCCTCCAGTTCTTGTTCGACTCCCTCCAAGGCGCGTCTTTCGCGCCATACGGGCAGTTTCTTCGACTTGGTTCAAACGATCAGGCGATGAACTTCTTCTTTTTCAGCATGCCCATGATCTTGTCCGTGACTTCTTCCGCTGTGCCCGTCCACGAAACCTGCTCCTTGTCGGATGTCGGCGGGAAGATGCGCTGCACCTGCGTCGGCGAGCCGTTCAGACCGTAATGGTTCTTGTCTTTGTCCGCCATGTCCTGAAGCGTGAACATCGGAATCTCTTTCGTCTCCGTCGCCTTCTTCTTGAGGTACGACGGCAGACGCGGCTGCACAATGTCCTTCTGCACCGTGATGAGGCAGGGGAACTGAACCTTCAAGTGCTCGACATCCTGCGCCATCTCCATGTCAACCAAGATGCCGCCGTCCTCGACGCCCTTGATCTTCTTGACGTTGCAGACACAGGGCAGATCGAGCGCCTCGGAGACCTCAGGCCCGACCTGCGCCGTATCGCCGTCCGTCGTCTGCAGGCCGCAGATGATCAGGTCGAACTTGCCGAACTTCTTGATGCCCTGCGAAAGCGTGTAGCTCGTCGCGAGAACATCCGCGCCGCCGAACGAGCGGTCGGAAATGATGACGCCTTCATCCGCACCCATGGCGAACGCTTCATAAAGGACGGCCTTCGCCTGCGGCGGTCCCATCGTGATGACGCTCACACGTCCGCCGTACTTCTCCTTGAGAAGCAAGCCGCACTCGAGAGCAAACAGGTCGTACGGGTTCATCTTAGAATCAGCGCCGTCGCGCTTCAAGACGCCCGTCACCGGATCGACTTCAACCTTGTTCGAGCCCGGGACTTGTTTGATACATACGAGAATTTCCACAATTACCCCTCCGTTTATGATGATATCGCTTAAAGCCCTACCTCGTTTATGATACTATAAACCCGCGCAATAGGCAATAAGATTTTTCTGGTTTTTTTCGGAAGAATTCTGCTTTTCACGCGTTTCCTCTTGTCCATGGCGCAAAAAAATAGGGCTTTCCCGCCTTGCGCCTATTGTATTCGCTATGCGCGACGAAAATCCTTCTTCGGAAAATAATTTTCTTTTATCGAGATATAAATCTAATATAATTCTGTCCTCGCATAAAAAGCGGGGCTGCTGCACGGTGATCTCCATGCAGCAGTCCCGCCTGTCCTCTACCACTTTTCCTTCCAGCCAAAAGAGGCGCGTTTGCCTTCGGCGTCGTAGATCTCGATCGGCGAGAGCGTCGTCTTGCCGTCCTTCTTGCGGAACATCTCGGCGCGTGCACGGTAGCCGTCGCCGAGATCGATCTCAAGGTTGCCGAGCCGAAGGTCGTGCCACGCACTGTCGAACGTACCCGAAAGGCTCGCAAACGGTACGACCCAGCGATACGTCCCCGCGCCCGAGCGAAAGCTCCCGCTGTACTTGGTGCGCCGCGAGTTTCCCGACGAGTGAATCGTAAGGTCAAGCTCCACCTTGCAGTCGAGCCATGCACTCGGGAATCCTTCCGCCGCTTCCAATCCCTCGCCTTTCCCGTAAAGATTCCAATAGCGCGTGTCGAGGTCGTAGTCGCCGTAGGCGTACAGCTTGCCGCCGAAGACGTCCGCCGTGACGTCGGTGAAGTCAAGGCGAGCGTCGTGCCAGCGCACCGTTCCCTCAACGTTTCTGAACTCAATGCCCGGGATACGGAGCTTCTTCATGCGCACGAAGCCTTTGCCCTCCATCGCTTCCAAAGGTCCGGTGAAACGCACGGAGAGCGTCATCTTGTCGCGAATGTCCATGCCGAATCCCAACGAGCTCGGATCGACCTCGCTGACGAGCACGGAAAGGTCGGCGACAGGGCGATCCGCCTCGCGCATATCGACCGCGCCATTGAGCGTCATTCCGATTCCCTTCATCGTGCCGCCGAGTCCCACGACCGATCCCTTGACGGCGACTTCCTCGGACGTGTTGATGTCGGCATGTACCTCCATGCCCTGCAGCAGATAATGGCGGCGACGATAGAAAAGCTCACCGCGGCAGTTCGTGAGATCGAGCTTCAGGCGCAGCTTCTTTCCCTCGCGGTTGAAGTTTTTCAGGCGCTCCTTCATCGCCTCCTTCCTCTTGGCTCGCGCTTCCTCGCCGAGCGCCTTGAGCTCCGCCTCCGTCATGTCTTCGCGCCTCGCTCGGTGTTCTTCGGCGCGTTCCTTTTCCTCGCGCTCCTTCTCCTTGAGTCTTGCCTCCTCCAACGCGTCAAGTTCCGGCGAATGGCGCAGGAAATCGAACTGCATGTCGTCGTCCAAGGCCATCGAGAGCACGGCGCCGTCCAAGGTCAGCTCCTGAATCGTCGTCGATTTCAAATTGCCCGTGAGGACATCGTAGGGACGCGCACGAAAACTGCCGCGCGGCACGAAA of the Selenomonas sputigena genome contains:
- a CDS encoding electron transfer flavoprotein subunit alpha/FixB family protein, with amino-acid sequence MGKLIVHQDKITSAEIMEAVIAVCPFNALENKDGKLDINAGCKLCKLCVKKGPAGVMEFVEDEVKPSVNKDDWKGIAVYVEHEEGVIHPVTFELIGKAKELAAKINHPVYAVFIGSEIKGRVDELRHYGVDKVFCCDNPELKYFKIETYTSAFEAFINKVKPTAILVGATSVGRQLAPRIAARFKTGLTADCTILDMKENTDLVQIRPAFGGNIMAEIHTPNHRPQMCTVRYKIMNAPERSAELSGEVEEFTVAPEKLKNRVEVHGTTKKPKEQSIENAEILVVAGRGVKKKEDLVMIEELAELLGAQVACTRPMMESGWFDAKHQIGLSGRTVRPKLIITCGVSGAIQFVAGMNNSENIIAINSDPKATIFDVANYAIVGDIYEIVPQLIEKIKKGEAVVA
- a CDS encoding electron transfer flavoprotein subunit beta/FixA family protein, with product MEILVCIKQVPGSNKVEVDPVTGVLKRDGADSKMNPYDLFALECGLLLKEKYGGRVSVITMGPPQAKAVLYEAFAMGADEGVIISDRSFGGADVLATSYTLSQGIKKFGKFDLIICGLQTTDGDTAQVGPEVSEALDLPCVCNVKKIKGVEDGGILVDMEMAQDVEHLKVQFPCLITVQKDIVQPRLPSYLKKKATETKEIPMFTLQDMADKDKNHYGLNGSPTQVQRIFPPTSDKEQVSWTGTAEEVTDKIMGMLKKKKFIA